Proteins encoded by one window of Salvia splendens isolate huo1 chromosome 5, SspV2, whole genome shotgun sequence:
- the LOC121802347 gene encoding FAD synthetase 1, chloroplastic-like, whose protein sequence is MMMAGCRISQQLLEYNPCQFVTCRSCLHGAAPPPPRFRSSSRRFLGFKLSGSNDDGLAISNDASQPHLFSPAESGGDLPSERVSVAGGIVALGKFDALHIGHRELAIQAAKIGVPYLMSFVGMGEVLGWEPRAPIVARCDRKRVLSSWALFCGNVTPREYEVEFSQVRYLTPQQFVERLAVDLGIHGVVAGENYRFGYKAAGDSSDLVRLCDEYGMKACIIKTVMDKHQYSTDVGSNSGSSQERGQVSSTRVRQALGNGDMRYVSELLGRHHRLMLMIKNSENIFSDRKRLSVKYRPCLLNLPPKEGVYENCSLVVGDESPVICRVTIDSTCIHLELDEHEVAHHMNSSAQNLLLGIDFGESRL, encoded by the exons ATGATGATGGCCGGCTGCCGCATTTCGCAGCAGCTGCTCGAATACAATCCTTGCCAATTCGTCACCTGTCGTTCTTGTCTCCACGGagctgctccgccgccgcctagGTTTCGCTCTTCTTCCAGAAGATTTTTGGGATTCAAGCTGTCCGGCTCCAATGACGACGGTTTAGCCATCAGCAACGACGCGTCTCAGCCTCATCTCTTCAG CCCAGCTGAAAGCGGCGGGGATCTTCCATCTGAACGAGTCTCAGTAGCAG GAGGAATAGTAGCACTGGGAAAGTTTGATGCCCTTCACATAGGTCATCGGGAACTTGCAATCCAAGCAGCAAAGATAGGAGTCCCTTATCTAATGTCATTTGTTGGAATGGGAGAGGTGCTTGGATGGGAACCTAG GGCACCTATAGTGGCAAGATGTGATCGAAAACGTGTTCTTTCCTCTTGGGCTCTATTTTGTGGTAATGTTACCCCCAGGGAGTATGAGGTTGAGTTTTCTCAAGTTAGATATCTCACTCCACAGCAATTCGTCGAGAGATTGGCAGTGGATCTTGGAATTCATGGCGTTGTGGCAG GTGAAAACTACCGGTTTGGATACAAAGCTGCCGGTGATTCATCGGACTTGGTGCGACTGTGTGACGAGTATGGCATGAAAGCGTGCATAATAAAAACCGTCATGGACAAGCACCAATATTCTACGGATGTGGGTTCTAATTCTGGCAGCTCACAAGAGAGAGGGCAAGTATCATCCACGCGAGTTCGTCAGGCTCTTGGCAACGGGGATATGAGGTACGTCTCCGAGCTTCTGGGACGCCACCACCGGCTTATGCTAATGATAAAAAACAGTGAAAACATTTTTAGTGATAGGAAGAGGTTATCGGTGAAATATAGGCCTTGTTTGTTGAATCTCCCACCCAAAGAGGGTGTATACGAAAATTGCTCGCTAGTAGTTGGCGATGAGAGTCCGGTAATATGCAGAGTGACTATTGATTCGACATGTATTCATTTGGAATTAGATGAGCATGAAGTAGCTCATCATATGAATTCTAGTGCTCAAAACTTGTTACTGGGTATCGACTTTGGTGAATCCAGACTTTGA
- the LOC121801891 gene encoding putative GEM-like protein 8, which translates to MEAKHIRARFGKTSMVKEHSLGVPISSSKYAFAYKNSSKELLLLPDPVAQYQLLPSPANHYSKIRTDRGNSVIAKMIKLGKAMDVVAQGIREHVRLGPKLSETVKGKLSLGARILQVGGVEKVFKHKFNVTDDEKLLKASQCYLSTTAGPIAGLLYVSTERVAFCSERSIRISSPNGKQLKAHYKVMIPLRKLKRAHESENAKKPAEKYVHLVTGDNFDFWFMGFLNHQRTLKYLQQAIHQAR; encoded by the exons ATGGAAGCGAAACATATCAGAGCGAGGTTTGGGAAGACGAGCATGGTTAAGGAGCACTCTTTGGGGGTTCCGATCAGCTCATCAAAGTATGCATTCGCGTATAAGAACAGTTCGAAGGAGCTTTTACTTTTACCTGATCCTGTTGCACAGTACCAGCTGCTGCCTTCTCCGGCCAATCATTATTCCAAGATACGAACTG ATAGAGGGAATTCAGTGATTGCAAAGATGATCAAGCTCGGAAAAGCCATGGATGTCGTTGCTCAAGGAATCAGAGAGCACG TGAGACTAGGGCCGAAGCTGAGCGAAACGGTTAAAGGAAAACTGAGTTTAGGCGCGAGGATCTTGCAGGTGGGTGGAGTCGAGAAAGTATTCAAGCATAAATTCAACGTAACAGATGACGAGAAGCTGTTGAAGGCTTCCCAATGCTATCTATCAACAACAGCAGGGCCAATAGCAGGACTCCTCTATGTTTCCACTGAAAGAGTCGCCTTCTGCAGCGAGAGATCCATCAGAATCTCGTCtccgaatggaaagcagctaaAAGCACATTACAAG GTCATGATCCCTCTACGGAAACTAAAGAGAGCCCACGAAAGTGAGAATGCGAAGAAACCAGCAGAGAAATACGTGCATCTGGTAACAGGGGACAATTTCGATTTCTGGTTCATGGGATTTCTGAACCATCAAAGAACATTAAAGTATCTGCAACAAGCAATCCATCAAGCAAGATGA
- the LOC121802978 gene encoding F-box/LRR-repeat protein 4-like — translation MSAKLIGGMAQPDEEGGINERLGDDELRAVLSRLGDEEDKASFGLVCKRWLRLQSTERRKLCARAGPHMLTRLAARFTRLRHLDLSQSVSRSFYPGVTDSDLSVVAAAFSSLRILNLHNCKGITDKGLTSLAAGIPSLQFLDVSYCRKLTDKGLSSIAKGCCDLRALYVVGCRFVTDTLLSALSMNCSNLEELGLQGCSNITDSGLTVLVEGCKRLKLLDLNKCGNIGDIGISSIAKACYSSLLTLKLLDCYKVGDESIISLAKTCKNLETLIIGGCREISDESIKQFASACHDSLKNLRMDWCLNVSDASLECIFSLCMKLEVLDVGCCEEITDAAFQGLGSDESKLSLKILRVSNCPKITVDGIRKLLKSCDALEYIDVRSCPHVTEVRCHEAELQFPVGCKVNFSGSLLEPDVLL, via the exons atgtcaGCAAAATTAATCGGCGGAATGGCCCAGCCCGATGAAGAAGGAGGCATCAACGAGAGGCTGGGCGACGACGAGCTCCGCGCCGTCCTCTCCCGCCTCGGAGACGAGGAGGACAAGGCCTCCTTCGGCCTCGTCTGCAAGAGGTGGCTCCGCCTCCAGAGCACCGAGCGCCGCAAGCTCTGCGCCCGCGCCGGGCCCCATATGCTCACCCGCCTCGCCGCCCGATTCACGCGCCTCCGCCACCTCGACCTCTCCCAGTCCGTCTCCCGATCCTTCTATCCCGGCGTCACCGACTCCGAtctctccgtcgtcgccgccgccttctCCTCCCTGCGGATTCTTAATCTGCACAATTGCAAAG GCATAACAGATAAAGGATTGACATCACTTGCAGCAGGGATTCCTTCTTTGCAGTTCCTAGATGTTTCCTATTGCAGAAAGCTAACTGATAAGGGCCTCTCATCTATCGCAAAGGGTTGCTGTGACCTGAGAGCCTTGTATGTTGTGGGTTGCAGATTTGTCACAGATACTTTATTAAGTGCTCTTTCGATGAACTGTTCTAATTTAGAAGAGTTAGGTTTGCAAGGATGCTCTAACATAACCGACTCTGGTCTCACTGTTCTTGTCGAGGGTTGCAAGAGATTAAAACTGTTAGATCTTAACAAGTGCGGTAATATCGGGGATATTGGCATATCTAGTATAGCAAAAGCTTGTTATTCTTCACTGCTGACCCTGAAGTTGCTTGATTGCTACAAAGTCGGGGATGAGTCCATAATCTCCCTGGCCAAAACCTGCAAAAATCTAGAGACGCTAATTATTGGTGGTTGTCGAGAAATATCTGATGAATCCATAAAGCAATTCGCTTCTGCATGTCATGACAGTCTCAAGAATCTCCGTATGGATTGGTGTTTAAATGTCTCAGACGCTTCCTTAGAATGCATATTTTCCCTCTGCATGAAGCTTGAGGTTCTTGATGTTGGGTGCTGTGAGGAGATCACAGATGCTGCTTTTCAGGGATTGGGAAGTGATGAATCTAAGTTGAGTTTGAAGATTTTGAGGGTAAGTAACTGTCCCAAAATCACCGTGGATGGAATCAGGAAGCTCTTGAAGTCTTGTGATGCTCTTGAATATATTGATGTGCGTTCGTGCCCCCATGTAACTGAAGTACGATGCCATGAGGCTGAGTTACAGTTTCCAGTAGGATGTAAGGTCAATTTTTCTGGGAGCTTGTTGGAGCCAGATGTCTTATTGTGA